The Coffea arabica cultivar ET-39 chromosome 8e, Coffea Arabica ET-39 HiFi, whole genome shotgun sequence genome window below encodes:
- the LOC113707430 gene encoding protein ANTAGONIST OF LIKE HETEROCHROMATIN PROTEIN 1: MNDSKRRRRRRDSGNIPNFEDGRAESNETNQFDVQKQGGVKTKELKEIITSLILLEEQEKRDQEELAKEEQEEKLFFENNHEKKGRAMLDYYSQLQEYQKETDLKDGVRKRKSRANSIVAATTVAAAAAVDAAENDAVSGSSKDGGGDQGSEKGVKGAPQRRLWVKNRSKAWWDQCNSAEFPEEEFKKAFRMGKDTFEMICNELTSAVAKENTMLRDAVPVRQRVAVCIWRLATGEPLRLVSKKFGLGISTCHKLVLEVCSAIRTVLMPKYLQWPDEESTRRIKDEYEATSGIPNVVGSMYTTHIPIIAPKISVAAYFNKRHTERNQKTSYSITVQGVVDPKGVFSDVCIGWPGSMPDDQVLEKSALFQRANQGLLKGVWIVGGSGYPLMDWVLVPYTQQHLTWTQHAFNEKTGEIQRIAKDAFARLKGRWSCLQKRTEVKLQDLPVVLGACCVLHNICELRNEEMDPELKFDLIDDEMVPEIPLRSANAMKARDAIAHNLLHHNHAGTSFLS; encoded by the coding sequence ATGAATGATAGTAAGAGAAGACGGAGGAGGAGGGATAGTGGAAATATACCCAATTTTGAAGATGGTCGTGCTGAGAGTAACGAGACCAATCAATTTGATGTGCAGAAACAAGGTGGGGTTAAGACTAAAGAGTTGAAGGAGATCATAACTTCCTTGATATTACTTGAGGAGCAAGAAAAGAGGGATCAAGAGGAATTGGCAAAGGAAGAACAAGAGGAGAAGCTCTTCTTTGAAAACAACCACGAGAAGAAGGGGCGAGCCATGTTGGACTATTACTCCCAATTGCAGGAGTACCAGAAAGAAACAGATCTTAAAGATGGGGTCAGGAAAAGAAAGAGCAGGGCTAATAGTATTGTTGCTGCCACCACTGTTGCTGCCGCTGCCGCAGTTGATGCCGCGGAAAACGATGCAGTTTCGGGGAGTAGCAAGGACGGCGGAGGCGATCAGGGCAGCGAAAAGGGAGTTAAAGGGGCCCCACAGAGGCGGTTGTGGGTGAAGAATCGATCAAAGGCTTGGTGGGATCAATGCAACAGTGCTGAATTTCCTGAGGAGGAGTTCAAGAAGGCATTTAGGATGGGGAAAGATACATTTGAGATGATATGTAATGAATTGACCTCTGCGGTGGCTAAGGAGAATACTATGTTAAGGGATGCTGTCCCCGTTAGGCAACGGGTAGCGGTCTGCATATGGCGATTGGCCACCGGTGAGCCACTTAGGCTTGTATCCAAGAAGTTCGGATTGGGGATTTCAACATGTCATAAATTGGTTCTTGAGGTTTGTTCTGCGATAAGGACAGTTTTGATGCCCAAGTATCTTCAATGGCCTGATGAGGAATCAACCAGGAGGATTAAGGATGAGTATGAAGCCACATCGGGCATTCCTAATGTTGTGGGATCAATGTATACTACTCATATACCAATCATTGCTCCCAAGATTAGTGTGGCTGCTTATTTCAATAAGAGGCATACTGAGAGGAATCAGAAGACCTCATATTCAATTACAGTGCAAGGTGTTGTTGATCCAAAAGGGGTGTTTTCTGATGTATGCATTGGATGGCCTGGTTCAATGCCTGATGATCAGGTTTTGGAGAAATCTGCTCTCTTTCAGAGGGCTAATCAGGGGCTGCTGAAGGGTGTGTGGATTGTTGGGGGTTCTGGATACCCTTTGATGGATTGGGTATTGGTACCCTACACACAACAGCACTTGACCTGGACTCAGCATGCTTTCAATGAGAAAACTGGGGAGATTCAGAGGATTGCAAAAGATGCCTTTGCCAGATTGAAAGGGAGATGGTCTTGTTTGCAGAAAAGAACTGAAGTGAAACTTCAGGACTTGCCGGTGGTACTAGGGGCATGCTGCGTCTTGCATAACATCTGTGAATTGAGGAATGAGGAAATGGATCCAGAACTTAAGTTTGATCTCATTGATGATGAGATGGTTCCAGAGATTCCATTGAGGTCAGCGAATGCAATGAAAGCAAGGGATGCCATTGCTCACAATCTCCTGCACCATAACCATGCTGGAACTTCTTTCCTATCCTAG